The nucleotide sequence NNNNNNNNNNNNNNNNNNNNNNNNNNNNNNNNNNNNNNNNNNNNNNNNNNNNNNNNNNNNNNNNNNNNNNNNNNNNNNNNNNNNNNNNNNNNNNNNNNNNNNNNNNNNNNNNNNNNNNNNNNNNNNNNNNNNNNNNNNNNNNNNNNNNNNNNNNNNNNNNNNNNNNNNNNNNNNNNNNNNNNNNNNNNNNNNNNNNNNNNNNNNNNNNNNNNNNNNNNNNNNNNNNNNNNNNNNNNNNNNNNNNNNNNNNNNNNNNNNNNNNNNNNNNNNNNNNNNNNNNNNNNNNNNNNNNNNNNNNNNNNNNNNNNNNNNNNNNNNNNNNNNNNNNNNNNNNNNNNNNNNNNNNNNNNNNNNNNNNNNNNNNNNNNNNNNNNNNNNNNNNNNNNNNNNNNNNNNNNNNNNNNNNNNNNNNNNNNNNNNNNNNNNNNNNNNNNNNNNNNNNNNNNNNNNNNNNNNNNNNNNNNNNNNNNNNNNNNNNNNNNNNNNNNNNNNNNNNNNNNNNNNNNNNNNNNNNNNNNNNNNNNNNNNNNNNNNNNNNNNNNNNNNNNNNNNNNNNNNNNNNNNNNNNNNNNNNNNNNNNNNNNNNNNNNNNNNNNNNNNNNNNNNNNNNNNNNNNNNNNNNNNNNNNNNNNNNNNNNNNNNNNNNNNNNNNNNNNNNNNNNNNNNNNNNNNNNNNNNNNNNNNNNNNNNNNNNNNNNNNNNNNNNNNNNNNNNNNNNNNNNNNNNNNNNNNNNNNNNNNNNNNNNNNNNNNNNNNNNNNNNNNNNNNNNNNNNNNNNNNNNNNNNNNNNNNNNNNNNNNNNNNNNNNNNNNNNNNNNNNNNNNNNNNNNNNNNNNNGAgtgggtgcggcggcggggcggacaacgtccggcgcgggcggacacgtccggcccggcgcgggggaagatggatctgttttttttttaaactagggtttcggacgggggaagaagagatccgaatggagggggtataaataggcataagtggagctaggagagtccaaatgaggtgcggttttcgcccacacgatcgtgatcgaacgctctaggacatggagcagagtttggtgggttttgggccaaatttggggggtgttgggctgcaacacacacgaggcctttccggtccctcggttaaccgttggagtatcaaacgaagtccaaatgatacgaaacttgacaggcggtctaccggtagtaaaccaaggccgcttggcaagtctcggtccaatccggaaatgtttaaaccccacacacgaaagaagactagaaatgaccaccggaggagaacgaagcgccggaatgcaaaacggacaacggggaaaatgctcgaatgcatgagatgaacatgtatgcaaatgcaatgcacgagatgacaaggtatgagatgcatgaaaacgaaaacaacacacggagacaagacccgaacccgagaaataaatataacttagcgccggagacggcaagagttggatacaaatatggaaagttacatctggggcgttacaatggCGGCCAGGACGCAGGTTTGTCTGTCGGGGGCGGCGCGTGCGGCGTGCCTCAAGTCAAGGGCTATACAACGCTGACGCCTTACTCGGCAGGTCGTCATTCTCCTTCATGGGTTGCACTGTCCGGATTTTAAGGGCCCAACTAGCCAGAGGGATTAGGGCCTCCAGCTCGCTCAACACACGCACGGTCCTCTCCTTTCTCTCTCGACCTGACCCACCTCCTGGGGAGCCAGGGTTCGCGCCGCCGGCCGCCCACACCGCCGCCCCATCCCGTCTGGCTCGCCGCCCCACGCTTCTTCCTGCCTCGCCGGCGGAAGGTGAGCCCacctcttcctccctctctcccctctgtTTCTCTGTTCTTTCTTATGTTTGATGGCTGGTAATGATTAATGGTTCGTAGCTGTATGCTAAGTTGATGGCTGCTAGTGAATTATTTTGGTGGTTATTTTGCATGGCGTACAAGTTGTATGATTGATGCCATCTAGTGAAAAAAATTGCATGATTGATTGCTTAGTAGTATGACTTTTGTGGTGGTGTAGATTGAATGCCTGCTTAGCAGTAAGAATTTTCGTATAGATTAAAATGCTCGCACATGGATGTTGTAGATGGATGGAGAAAGGGGAGGCACCAAGAGAAATTTGGGATATTCGCAAATCACTTTCGTGTTTGTATTCGACGTGGAGCTGTTTGAAACAACCAAGCGTTAGAAATTCAGTACACGGTTCCAGCCTAGGGGCACTACAAACATTTCACCCCACATTCTGTGGGCAGTTTCCCAAAATCATATTCTAGAGAATCATGAGCCGAAAAGAACTGGCTCGGTGTGTTTCAGAGCGCGGTCGAAGCTCTGCCACTGCTGCCGCCGCCCATGGCAGTCACCGGTGACCGCTCTGCAGGGACGAAGCCGCACAGTGCCGCGTGTCATAATCACACCCCCATCAACGGTGTCCGACAGGTACTTGCCCATCGATTTTGCCATCTTTGTTTTTTCTACGGCAGGGCAGATGATTGGCCTCCCTATTAGTTTTAGGTCATCAAGCTCTCTCTATCGTCCTCGCCTCACGGCCCCCTTCCACTGATTAACTATTGCACTGGGGTATATCAGAGGGCAAAGTTTCGAGCCCGGCCACCCCTCCATGCTGCTACCCGCCCAAATCAATTAGCCTACACGCGCACACTGCTCCCTCCGCGGGCACAAGGCAAGGTACTAGAACGAGCCACTCCTCTATTTCAGGCCTCTGCTCATGAACTAATTTGTTGTGTAAAATATAGCTATATGCATTGATGGCCACAGTTAACTAGCCGATTAATGGTCGACTGATTAATTCAGTTAATCAGCAGATTCGCCGATTAATCCCTATTCCCCAACCgatcgagcagctaccagttaccgATATCCAAAATATTTGATGAGGACTAGGTTGCTTTCTTTTGTCAATTCATGGCACTAGTACTTCAGGATGTTTTTTCTTAGAACTAGTACTTCAGTATATAAGTGGCGTTGAATCCCACTTGTCCCACAAGTGGCACCCATCAAAAAGAGCCTAAATGGCGCAAATGGACATCCAGTAAAAATATGTGCCGCAAATGGACAGCCCACCAACGCCCCAAAACACTTGACGCTCACATGCCCTAGGCGTCACTGCAGCCGCAGCCGTCTCCACCTGCACCGCCTCCTCCTGCCCTCTCAATCCTCTccgtgctcctcctcctcttcttcccccaGCCCCTAGGTAAGCAAAGATCCCCCcgccctccaccctctgaattcTTTTGTCTCCACTACTGATTACATTATCCACTAATGTGTTCTCCCCCCGCCCGCCTTCTTCGCAAGTGATGAGAATATCATGAAAACTGCACTGTAATGGTCATTTAGTGTAATAACCAGCTCCTGCACTGCTGAAAACCTTGCTAGTACTGTAGATGTTATTGAGTAATTTCAGTTAGCTTGCTCATCTGGGGTCATGGATCTTCTAATTTTCTAGTGTGGTTTGCATGCAGTGTATGCAAGATATCGTTAATATCTTATTTTAACAATGGAACTGATTACCGTAATGGTCATGCCTTTTTTTGGAAAATTTCTGTTGTAGAAACTAGTTATTACTATACAAATTCTGTTTAGTAGGCTAGAGTTGTCCCATGTCAATTAGTGTGTGTGCTTGTGACCATGAAGGCACGAAGTTGACGCTGTTTCGAGAAGAATCACAGCTGAGCATGAGCATCAAGTGGCTGATGAGAGCCGTTGCGGGCATCGGGCGTCGTTTAACTGCTAAGCATagtaagggccagttcttttggctcAATTGTAAAGAATTACTGCCCGGGGAATCATAATTACAAAAGAACTCATCTTTGCCCCAGGAATTGTCCACAATCAGCTCACAATTGCAAGTGCAATCTAGAATGACCAATTTTTGGCAATTCTGGGCAATCCCACAAAATAAAACTGTTCGTTTTAAACAAGTACCCCTATTGGGCACTGAAATTATGGCCAAAATGCCACTCCCCGACCCAACAGACCCGAGCGCAACTCCATCCTCCTGTGCCCGCAAACTCCTTTCGTCCCCAACCTTTGTTCTGCTAGGGTTGGCGCCGCCAggctgctccccgccgccggccgccgctgctgCTCACCACGGAAGCAGGACACCGCCCTGACCCGGCTGCCCTCCTCATCGTCTCCTCCTCGCCCGGCCGCCCCTCCCCAAGTCCTTCCCCGCCCGACCCGAGCTCCAACGCGAACCGCCCCGACCCGGCCGCCCTCCTGCTCGAAtcctccctggccggccctcctttCCCTCCGCCCGGAAGCAGGCCGCCACCACCGCGCCCAGCTGCCCCGTCTCCTCTGCGGCCAGCCACCACCGCGCCTGCTGCTGGTAAGTTCCCTTCTGTCTCCCTCTGTCTCCCTCAAATATGGATTGATGGATGCAGTAAAAAAATTGGAATAGGTTTACTGGTTTGTTAAATTGTATGTTAACTTGTTAGTTAAAGTGTATTCGAATATGCCCCTCTGCCCAGCCACCACCTATTTGGGATGCAGTAAAATAATTGTATGTTAACTTGTTAGTTAAATTGTATTTACTGGTTTGAATATGCAACATTTAGCAAAAAAATTGTATGGACAATCTGTAAGGAATGTATTTCTATAGATTAAAACATTGACATGTGAATGTTGTAGATGGATAAAGGGAAGCAGAAAGCAATTTGGGATGCTGCGCCTCATTCCATATATATGGATGTGTGCGTAGAGGAGGTGCGAGCAAACCACCGCGCCATAGGAAACACCACTTTGTCCGATGTAGGGCAAGGTAATTTGTTTACTAAGTTTAATGAGCACTCCGGGGGAAACTATTGTAATATTATATATTTTATGAGATTTGCAGCTCGTTTTCGTGTTCATATTAGACATGAAACTGACCGAAATAACTAGGCGTTACCAATTCATCACTCACTTCAATCTAGGGGCATTGCAGACATTTCAACAGACAACTCATACAACAATCACAGGCTAGAATAACAGAAAAGAACTGGACAGGCAATTCTGTGGGCAGACAATTCTGTAGGCAGTTTCCTAGAATTATAATTCTCCAGAATTATGAGGCGGAAAGAACTGGCCCTAAGTGGCTGGCGCAAAACCCACATAACTGCCATGCGGCTGACGCGGCTATTGCCCCATTGCCACATTACATCCTGAGTAGTACTCACCCAAGTAATTGTTGCAGTTTATCTCAAATATTGCTTCAAATTTGTCCCAATTTGATTCAGAGCACTAGTATCCCCACTTAAGATCTGCCCCTGGTGTCTGATGAGTCGTCATCTTGTAGGAACTACAAATGTGTGGCTTTGTTGTGTAGGACTGCCACTGTGAAGCAAATTAGCTGAAGAATTTTGAGCTCTAAAATAACTTCCTTTCTTGCACAGTGACCTGGAGCTTATGCTACAAGTAATCCATGCTTAGTATTTGTTGAGCATTGAGGGTGCTTGAGATAAAGATGCTGAAGAACATCTTGAGTCAGTCATGGAGGAGGGGAGCGCATGTCCTACGGGAAGGGCATCCAGCTGAAGCAATGTATGCTTGTTCAAGTCAATTTCACAGCGGGCAGGTAATAAAACACATTTTTATTCTCTGCCTGTTATCTGGTGATAATCAACCCTTGAAGCATCTATGTTGTTATAGTGCTTGAATTTTAGCAACTTGGATATGTTGATGAAAATTAGTTGGCATTAGCTACTAGAATTTTTGTTGTGATAACTTAGAAATGCTTGTAATAACAAGATAGCTTGGTAATGCTTATGAATAAACTAGTGTAATCCTGTCTGAAATCTAGACTACTTGCAGTGACTGCATACCTGCATAGTATGTGATACTGTCTGAAGGCTACAAGTTTCCTGTGGCTGCATGAGCCAAACATTTGTTGTCCTTCTACAATCATTTATATTTCCAGCACAATTTAGATGTTCATTAATGAGCTGAAAAATTCACTTACTTGAGACACATCCCACCAAAGATTCGTTCAAAATTTCGAACCTTGGCTCAAAGTTATGTCAAACAGGTCTAGTAAAGCATTTCCAGTCATTCTTACTACCCTATGCATGTCGTCTTATGTATATACTGGCTAAATAATGGCTTTAAGTTTAACAATCTATTGCAACTGTACCTGATTCAGTGTACGGATTACCTTTTTTTTTTTAGATTACAGCGGCATCCACAATTCATTTCATCAATTAGTTACACTGAATACACTGGACAATTCAGTCACTTTCATCTACATTTCATTGTAAAGACACTTGGCAGTGCATTGAAGGAATTCATTCGTATAACTTGTTGTAATCACCCGGGTATACAACTGTTTATAAAAGTTTGGTGCTGCCGCAAGAGCTCAAGTCTTGAAGTTGCCTCTGGATTCTTTGGCTGGACTTATGCAGTCAGTTTACAAACATGTATAGGTCTTGTACATTTATAAACCCTGAAATTAGTTGAACAATTCATTTAGCTTACCTCTTTAGACCAAGCGTTTAGCTCTTCAAAAGTTTGTTTACCTGAGATGCAACCTCACACACAATCTATTCAAATTCTGACCCTGCTTCAGACACTTCATTCTGTTGATATATGTTCCACcttcaattcaaattcaaactcagtGCAACGGACGCTTCAGTCTGTTGATCCATGTTTCGCTTTCAGCTCCACTCACTAAAAATCTAAAGTAGATAGAAGTCGCCGCTCTGACCTCTTGATTCATTCATTGATTCAGGTGTTGAGGTCGGCGAGGAGCTTCTTTGGCGTGGAGGACTTCATGGACGAGGACAACAGCAAGCCCTACACGTACAAGAAGGAGAAGCGGTCCAAGAACCCGCACAAGCACATCTCGTTCAAGCAGCGGACGATCGCGCACATGGAGCCCTTCACCCTGGATGTGTTCATCTCGAAGCGGTTTGTGTCGGCGTCGCTGACCCACCGGTCGACGTGCCGGCAGGTGGCGGTTGCGGGCACCAACTCCAAGGACGTGAAGGCGGCGCTGACGTCGCGGTCGGACGTGCCGGCGTGCCTGTCGGTGGGGCGGTTCCTGGCGGAGCGGGCCAAGGAGGCGGACGTGTACGCGTGCACCTACACGCCCCGGGAGCGGGACCGGTTCGAGGGCAAGATCAGGGCCGTTGTGCAGTCGCTCATCGACAACGGCATCCACGTCAAGCTCTACCTCGACTgatcctttctctttttttgctgGTGTGTGTCTGTTGCCGCTCTGCTTTCTACGCCTGCTGCTGAAGAAGAGTGTTGGCTTGGTTGAATGCGCTGTGACTTTTGCGGATGTCCAATGTCTGTTGCAAGAAATTTCGCAGACTTTTCACGGCTTTACCAGGGTAGCTCTTCTCCGTGTGAAGATGTCAACCACACTTGACATTTTGgtgccttgttttctactagtaggagtaccatttctgttgtTAAGATGGTGATGATATGGTTTTCTACAGCCGAAATGGAAGCCTGGGTTTGGTGTGGGCTGGTGCAGCGCCCGCGACGGATTCCCGGCGTGCGCAACGGCTGAGGAGACGCGCTGGTGGTCTCTGCCCACTTTTCCCACGCCTCCGATGGACGAGGGAGGGAGGTGAGGCCCTCTCCCGTCGCAGGCGCCGGTGCTCTTTATCTATCTGCTCCTTTGGTGATGGCAAAAGTGCGGCCGAGTGAAAAGAGGCAGCCAGCGAGCGATTCTGGCCGTCCCACCCTCCTGTATCTATCTGTATCCATCATGAAGGCCTTCGTTGCCACACTCAATCATGAAATAggcacgaggcaaacaccatcatCGCCTGCCGTAGCTCCCTTGGCCGGTTAAAAATCCCGGCCGACTGATGCTGATCATACATTCATACTCGCATGACGTTCCTTGAAACTCCTACTAGTTGATACGTACATACTGTACTACTGTACACAGTGTTTTGTTGGGACATGACCGATCCGTCGCTTCCACCGGACGCAAGCCGAAAAAGGGACGAGACGCTCATCAGCTACTAACTAGTAATAGTACCATACAACACTAGCATACCTCTCACGCATGTGGTAGCACACTTGTTTTGGCGGGAAAAGTTGCATCATGGGTGTTCCCTAAACTGACCAAACAAACCCAAACGTCGAAAAAACAAACCACGGTCGATGCCGTTGCGAACAGGTTACGGCGACCGATTCCCTGCTCAGTCTCAGACTCTTGTTAATCAAGCAGGCAACACGATGATTTGGGTCAGCAGGCAAGTGCTGCCCAATCATGGGGCCGGCCGGGCTTTGGGCACGTTGTTAGTGGAGGGTAGAAGAGGGCATGGCCATCGACCGATGATGGCGATAACGCAGGCGCGCGTGGGACGAGATTCCACTCCGGTGGGGGTGGCGGTGGCCCTGATCATTGGGCGCGCCACTCGTCACCTCGCGCGCGCACGCTCGACATGCTCGACATGCTCAGGGACGGGACAAACATCTCGCATCTCCTGCGACGGTGGCAGGGGCGACCACCTCACGGCACGACACGTAGCAGCACAGCACGTATGGTGCGTACGAGTATTGTTTTCATTTCTGCACTGCCCAGTCCCACCAGCACCTGGGGAGCTTTATACTGCTCGAAAAAACTAATGCTGCTGCTCCTGCCTTGGCGCCTTGGCGGTCGATCAAGCGGCTTGACCGTTCCACCGAGTTTGAAGATCGAAGCAAAGGAGATCGATCGATCGCCCTCACGTACCCTACAGATGTACGTGGAAACGGAGACATAGGCCACGCATCAAGCCCCACCGCACCTGAAAATTGAAAAAAGAAACAGACACAGAGAGCCAGAGACGCACAAGCATGAGTAACAAGCAATATGGATGGATACATGCAACCCAAGACCGATGAAGCAGACCGACCGGCGTCCAGCTTACAGGGTGACGGGTCTCCTGTCGTCAAGCTCCTCCTCGCACCTTGACCGGCCTCCAAGCGCAGCCGTCGCATACATCTATCCCTTCGTGTTAATTAGCGGGAACGCCGGCATCGTCGGTAGCTGATACGCCGGGAAAACAGGGGGTTTCTCTTGGAAGCATCGCATCGCCTCGCAGAACGTTGCTGCAAGTTCAAACAAGTCTTCGTGCAATTGACTAAACGTTGCCAACAACCGTAGGTACGTCCAGAAGCCAATGCCGCCGTAGCAATCCATGGTTGGCTTGGTTCCTCTGAAGTCATGTCGTGAGACCCTCCGAGGTCCCGGATAGCTCAGCTGCCGGGAACAAATGGCTAGAGAACAGCGACGGCGGCACTAGTATATTGCAGCAGTGGTAGTAGAAATATTCAGTCCCAGGTAGTGGAGGGAGACTTGTTAGAGACAGacaggagtagcagagaaagccaGGGGCCTGTTCGCCAGCCAGCCTCGTGTCCTCCTTGTTCTTTCTGCCACGGCCATGGCGGCTCCACGCCCCCCTCCTCGTGCTCCGTGCGTGCCTCCTCCGCTATAAGTAGGCGACCGTCGCCTCCTGCTGCCTGCAACCAGCCACTGAGAGCCAAGGACGTGGTAGACTAGTGCTGAGTGCGGAGAGTGACTGCGTGGGACTGATGGCCATGGAGATGGGCTGGAAGGCCGGCAGCGCGTTCCGGTTTGATGTGgtcgatgaggaggaggatgcggcggcggcggcgataccGCCGCCGCAGACGCCGCTCGAGCCCATGGAGTACCTGTCGAGGTCCTGGAGCGTGTCCGCGTCGGAGATATCCAAGATCCTCGTCGGAGGCAAGAAGAGCTGCCTCAACAGGCTGCCGCTGCAGGAGATGGGCATACCGGAGGCCTCCGCCGTGCTCGCCGCCACGGCCATCGTCCCGAGCTATCGACACCACGTCAGCGAGCAGTCCACTGCCCACTCACTCCCATCCTTTCTTTGCTCTCTCCTTTCTGAATGTTTCCGTCTGTTGTCTGCCCATTTTCGAGCAGACGGAAGCAAGGCGGAGTTCCATCAGCGGCATCGGCCACCACCAGTCCATCGGCAAATGGTTCCAGCACAAGGACGCGAGCCGGTCCAGGCAGAGCAGCAAGGAGAAGCTGCGCGCCGACAGGGCCCACGTGCACGCCATGGTGTCCGTGGTCCGCGTCGCGGCCGCGGTGGCCGCCGTTGCGGCGGCGTCCACCAGCTCCGACACCCAGGCCCCCAAGATGGCCGCCGCCATGGCGCCGGCCACGGAGCTGCTGGCCTCGCACTGCGTGGaggcggcaaggcttgccgggccgACACACGAGCAGGTGGCCTCCGCCGTCCAGTCCGCGGTTGGCGTAAGGAGCGCCGGCGATCTGACGACGCTCACAGCCGGAGCGGCAACCGGTAAGGGTTCGACGCGGCGAACGGCCGTGCCGCCATTGCCATCACAATGTGCACTCCCGTTTCCGTATGTTATCTCGTGCAAGAATCAAAGCTGAGTTCGTGTGGAATTCGTGTCAGCGCTGCCAGGAACTGCGACGATGAAGCAGAGGGTGCAGCGGGAGGCGGCGAGGAGCAACGCGAGCGTTCTTCCTTACGAGAAGGGCCATTCGTGGAGCCCTGATGTCTGGTGCAAGGAGGGTGAGCTGCTGAAACGCACAAGAAAAGGTACAGACATTCAGACAACACAGCCGAGTAATATTCAGAACATTCAGTCATGTGCCAACATTTTACATATACATAATTCGGAAGAGATGAATTAAAATCTTATAATCTACTAGTAACGTGTAAAATTAACACCAAACAATACAATTAAGGTGCA is from Triticum aestivum cultivar Chinese Spring chromosome 3A, IWGSC CS RefSeq v2.1, whole genome shotgun sequence and encodes:
- the LOC123060720 gene encoding VAN3-binding protein, with the translated sequence MAMEMGWKAGSAFRFDVVDEEEDAAAAAIPPPQTPLEPMEYLSRSWSVSASEISKILVGGKKSCLNRLPLQEMGIPEASAVLAATAIVPSYRHHTEARRSSISGIGHHQSIGKWFQHKDASRSRQSSKEKLRADRAHVHAMVSVVRVAAAVAAVAAASTSSDTQAPKMAAAMAPATELLASHCVEAARLAGPTHEQVASAVQSAVGVRSAGDLTTLTAGAATALPGTATMKQRVQREAARSNASVLPYEKGHSWSPDVWCKEGELLKRTRKGDLHRTKVSVYINRRSQVVLKLKSKHIGGALSKNNKSVVYGVYSELPTSVIEPGKAFMDEKCCFGLSTAQGIVEFECQDSTSKQNWVDDVQNLLRQVAPDDRVGNKLESLVKMG
- the LOC123060719 gene encoding uncharacterized protein, with translation MLKNILSQSWRRGAHVLREGHPAEAMYACSSQFHSGQVLRSARSFFGVEDFMDEDNSKPYTYKKEKRSKNPHKHISFKQRTIAHMEPFTLDVFISKRFVSASLTHRSTCRQVAVAGTNSKDVKAALTSRSDVPACLSVGRFLAERAKEADVYACTYTPRERDRFEGKIRAVVQSLIDNGIHVKLYLD